The Astatotilapia calliptera chromosome 4, fAstCal1.2, whole genome shotgun sequence genome segment CAAAGGCAAGTTCATCTAAGGAGGCACCTGGCTGGGGCCATGAAGGAGATGGAACAGGGAACTCTGGAGGCTGGGGTGAACACCCTGAAGAGACCCAGGGAGGATGGGATACACCCAGCTCTCCCGCACAGGACTCTCAGTCCATCTCATGGAGCAGGGCTGTAAGCACAGCTGCGGCTAGTGAAGGAAGCAGTGACAGCATGGAAGGCCATCCCCAGCAAAAAGACCGGTCATCCAGAGAAAAATCAGCTCCTTTGATGCCTGCCCAGGATCTGGACCCCAGGGTGCTGTGCAACAGTGGCTGGGGACAGACTCCCGTTCGCCAGCACACTTCCTGGGACATGGACGATACCAAACGTAAGAGTGATGTAGCCACTGGATCATGGGGCTCTGGCTCAACCACTCCAGTCGATGCCCAGGGGCCCTCCAACACTAACACAGGCCCTAGCCAGATGACTGACTCTGGGAGCAAAAATGATGCGCCTGGTTCTCAGGGCACTTCTAGTTGGGGTGGTAACATAGCAGCTACCAACCAGCCAAGCTCTGGTTGGGGAGAGCCACCCAGCAACATCAAGCCCCCAGGTGGCCCTGGTGGTTGGGGAAACCCTCCACCAGGAGGTCCAAGCACCAGTATACCCAAAAATGGTGGTCAGTCCTGGGGAGAGAAGCCAAGTGGGTGGGAAGATTCTCACATCAAGTCAGGATCCCAGAACTGGGGAGAACAGCCCAAAGCATCTCACACTTGGGCTAGCAGTGGAGTGAGCAATAACACAGCAGAGTGGGGGGACTCAGAAGAGAGTAAAAAGAGTCCCACTACTGCTTGGGAAGGAGAACCACGAGGCTGGGGAATGTCTTCTCAAGGACCTGGAGGTAATGGTGGCTGGGGAGAGTCACTTCCTCAGCGACCCAGTGGTCCCTCTCAAGGCTGGGGGGGCAAGCCTCAAGATGGGCCTAGTGGTAACAATGGAGGAGGGAGCATGGGGTCCTGGGGGGGATCGGGCTCAGTGAAACAAGGTCCAGGTAGGGGTGGAAATAAGCAGGAATCCTCAACAACTGAGCCTACAGGCTGGGAAGAGCCTTCCCCTCCTTCCATCCGACGCAAGATGGAGATCGATGACGGGACCTCTGCTTGGGGCGATCCCGGTACCTACAACAAGGCAGTCAATCTGTGGGACAGGAACAATTCAGGATCGTCCCAAGCTAAAGTTACTACTGGAGGCAATAATCCCCCcagcaccaacaacaaccatCCCCACCCTCTCAATCACCCTTACCACGGGCCACCTGCACCCCTACAGAGCCACAGCCAAAACAGCCAGAACTCAGGCCCCACCAGTGGGCCTTTGGATCCTACTGTGCAACACCAGCCTGGAGCATCTCACAGCAGAGGTCCCCTGATGGCTCAAGGTAAGGTGATATAAACTATATATTATGCAGACTGTAACATGACTTGCTCAGATTTCCCTGTTTATGAATGCTAACAATGTATAGTTAATATACACAGTCAGCATTCAAATTTTGATTTCAATGAGTTTAATCTAGTTAATGGTAAACTATAATGCCTGCCTGGGTTTCCTAGTTTCTTCATCCTTGTTCACTGTTCAAAGCAAAAGGTGCTAAAAAGCTTGTTTGGTGGTTGGCTTTGTCCGCTGCTAAGCTCCAAGCTGTTGATCCACTTAAAGGTAATATCTTAACCTAGTTTACTCTCTTTGGATTTGCCTCTAATCAACTATCTAAATCAGGTGGGTAGGGCCAGGCCTGTCCCTCAGTGACGCCCTCACACTTCACAACTCTCGGCTCGACTATGGGGGCAACCCTGGCAACCTCACATggcagaggaaacacaagaaTGCTGTTTACAAAGGGCCTCGTGAAAATATTGATTCACCACAAACTGTTTGAGGTGGATAGGAAGTGTGTAATTCTATAGGAGCCACCATCTGTCAGTAGTTGAAGtgaggaacaggaggaggaggagcaagaCACTATGCACTGGGCAGAAgcctcctgctggccctcaTTTGACTCTTCATGTTGAACCCTTTGGATCAATCCTGACAGCAGGCTGTTCACTGGCTGTTTAATATAGAGTTTTAGTGACTTACGATGGATAgaaacaaactcttcagatGAGATTATATCTTGTTTAGATCAGTGCACCTCTTACCCAGTGACACAAGAGGGTTGAATGTTAACTATAATTTTGAAGCAGCCTTTGGGACTTGACCTTTCCTTGGGGAGAGAGCTAAACTGAGCTTGGCGCTGCTGCAGGCCTAGAGACAGCACTCTGTCTTTCTTGCCAAAAGGGACGGGACCATGCCAAATCTTAAATGGGCATCTCCTCCCTCCATCAACCTTCCTGCTAAGCCAAACCCAGGTTTCTGCCTCTCTGCATGGCTGGCATTTCACACTTCAAAGCAGAAGGCTAAATCAGTTTAGTGGTGTTAACCGGACTCAGTTATATTTAAGCCTCAGGTTATTAGGGATCAAATActaaaatgtttggtttttctaTGTATATATAGACATTGAATATGGTCAAGACACAATCATACATCACTGTTAGATTTCCATCCCATTTTCTGTGTCTTGGGCATCTACCATGCACATTTAAACTTAGCTAGCAAAGTAAACCAGGCCGTGCTGTATGGCACAAAGAGCCTTTATTGTTGCTCTGTATGAAGGGCAAGAAATAATGATTTGGTCTCTTAACTGTCATTTAAACACACAATTTTGCAAACAGAAGTCAGTGTAATGAACAAATGGCGTATCGTAACAACAAAATCTTTGTAGTTTAGTTTGACACTGTGTGGTCACAATATTGGAAAAAAAACGCCGCATGATCTGATTGGTTTCTGAGTAGTactgattgtgtttgtgtgtcctccaGGTTGGGGAGAGATATCCAGCTCCCACACAAAATCGGAGAGCTCCTGGGGGGAACCTGCATCTTCCCCGGTTAGCGTGGATAATGGGACGTCTGCCTGGGGCAAACCCAGCGGGAACTGTGGGGGCTGGGGGGAAAGCAATCCGGAGAGCTATGGCAGGGGCAACCCGACAATGACACCTGCATCTTGTAAACCTGGTAAATGGCTCAGTCTCGTCCAAGTGTGGATAGCTTTGGGATACAATCATACTGTATGTGTTGCTATACTGCTTAAAAACAGAAGTTTAAAAATTCTCTCCCGGTGAGTCAagtcaaggacatcaatatGGCACAAGGGAAGCAGGAGTACTTGGGTTTTGCACATAAATCTACACTGACCCCTAGTGGCTATATTATGTTTTTGACGTAGTCTCTATGTGAAACATAAAACCTTCACATTTACTAGATGTAAAACATTGTACAAACAAGTTTTTAATTGTGCATTATAAACATTACTAGCTTAAGAGACTCATGCATATTACCCAACCATCCCCAGTGCTTTTGAGCCAGGTTGTCAAGCGTGGTTCAAACATCCTACCCATATAGTTGAGATTAACTTGGACCAGGGAATAGTagataatagaatagaatttaCCTGTTGCTCTTATTCATACtgcttattttaataattaactTCTTGTTATTTATAAAGACAATAACAATAGAATTAATAGTAGCTTTGTGCTCATGGTAACATAACTTACATTCATGTTCTTaatgttaacttttttttttttttttttttttttttaaccaccaaaATGCCTCGTTCAGCTGACTAATGGTTACTTTTAGTGATTCAACTATGTTAATTTAACTAAGGCAAATTACTCTTTTGCTAAATGTTTTGACATATTGCTCATGTTTCCGTCTtggcatatttatatttaaaaagaaaaaaaaaagaaaaacttgttGCATGTGTGGCTTTGAGTGTTGTGAGCATTTACTCTTCAGAAATGAAACCACACTTTCGAGCAAGTCTGTGTATTTGATGCACAGTGCAGCCATGGTTGTAAGAGACAGCTGCACTCACACTCAGAGGCTCTAAAAGAGAGATAATGGGtattaaaaacagaacagaactcTGCTTTAAtcaaggtttgtttgtttttttattaatacttTGGCCCAGTCATTGTTCCAATACTGGGTTTCAGTATCCATCCTGTTGATATGTGAGATATTGTAGTACTTTGAGcatgttattttaaataatgacaAACATCACAAATATGCCACATAAGGTACCTGTTTTGCCCTTATTATTTGTTGTTATGCGTTTTTGTGTGGTTGTTTCCAGCTCCCAAACCTATGCAAGATGGATGGGGAGGTGGAAGTGAAGACCTGAGCCTGTCAGGTGGTCAGTGGGATGCAGAGGAGGTAGACATGTGGAATAGCACTGCCTCCCAGGAGAGCAACTCTTCCTGTAACTCTTGGAGCAATGCAAATAAAAAGCCCCCACCAAAGGTATGCAGCACAAATGCTTGGATAAAGAACACTTCCTTATGCTTTTATTTGACATCATAAGAAATCAGTTAATTGCACTGACATTGTCATTTTTGATCACATCTCCTACAGGGGAAGATCCCAGGGAAGCAGGATGAGGTCTGGATCATGAATCGTCTCATCAAGCAGCTGACTGACATGGGCTTCCCTGTGAGTGCTTAGTCTTTTcttcaaatataaatatatataaaaaaaaacattcaatagCCATTTTATAAACTTCTTATTAAAAGACtagtaattaataataataaagctaaTCATGAAATGCTTATAACAGCATAATTTTGATCCGAACATTTTGGGATTaatctcttttctgttttcagaggGATCCAGCAGAGGAGGCTTTGAAGAGCAACAACATGAACCTGGATCAGGCCATGAGTGCCCTGCTGGAAAAGAAGACGGAGCTTGACAAGCGTGGGATGGGGATAGCTGGCCACGACTACAACAACGGGCTCATCAACAAGCCCATGAGCTGCCCTCGGCCTCCGCTTCTTTCCAAAGACCCCTCAGCAGATCCCCGCCTGCCCTTCATGGATAAGGTGAGTCACTCCATTGTTAATCCATATTTAAATACGCTCTGCATGTGCAGTATTAAATTCCCTGCTGATGACAGCAGAGTGTCTAAATGTTTCCTGGGATTTCTGCACGTTGTAGTACATCATACCTGAGCTGGTCTTATGATGCTTAAAAGCCACAAATGTAAATAGTCTCCATTAAAACAAGGTCACTTCAGTAGAGTAAATGCTAAAGAAAATGATCGACATGTCCTCTTTTCGGCAGGTGCAGAGTGGAATGTTTGGCGGTGGTGGAGCAGCACAAGTCCGGGCCATGCCGCAGCCGCCTCCTCAGCCACCAGTGCCGCCTCTCAGCTCCTCTCAGCCTAGTCTACGTGCTCAAGTGCCTCAGTTTCTCTCCCCTCAGgtacactcatacacacaaacatatgaaCTTATTTAACACTTCCTGTCTAAATATTAGGAGAGAACGAGTTTGTATGTATACAGTGGTGAATACTTCAGACTTGTACCATAACCTTTAAAAGCAGCCATGTGAGATTcttacatttattatttcaaTTCAAATGTCTCAGAGTCTAACACGAGAAAGGTGCAGACTATACATAAGGCAGATTCTCAGATTTGCATCTTCATTTTGTTAAGTCGTTGCCTACTTATCTTTTTCTTCCACAGGTTCAAGCACAGCTCTTACAGTTTGCAGCAAAAAACATTGGTCTGAATCCTGCACTTTTAACCTCACCAATAAACCCTCAACATATGACCCTTCTAAATCAACTTTACCAGCTGCAACTGGTGAGTCTCATTTAGTTTTAtctgctttcagttttgttgGATACATCTGAGCATTTTAAATTCATCTTTAACCTCATACGTAACTAAAAAGGACATGTGGTCATATTGTTTAATCTACATTTATTGTACGTGGCATTGAGAAACTTTTAATCCTGTTTATGCCTGCACAGGCGTACCAGCGtttacaaattcagcagcagATGTTGCAGGCGCAGCGCAATGTTTCTGGCCCCATTCGACAACAAGAGCAGCAAGTAGGTTCACTTTTTAATTCTCCTACTGGATCTGTAAAACCTGCGCATTGAATATccatcatgtttatttttttccctaggTTGCACGTACAATCAATaacatgcagcagcagatccaaCAGCACCAGCGTCAGCTGGCCCAGGCCCTGCTGatgaagcagcagcaacagcaaccGCCCCCTTCCCACTCAGGCCTGCATCCTGGTGGAGCCAAATCCTCCCTGGATTCATTTCCAGGTCatccccaggctccaggcctcCCGGACCTGCAGACCAAAGAGCCGCAGTCATCTCCTAACACCTACAGCCCCTACTCTCTCTGTGAGTAGTATCAGCATTGCTCTTTGAATGTGGAAAAGTAGTCCTTGCAGGATTGTGAAGTAACATCTCCTTAATGTCCTCAGCTGGACTGAATGTAAACTGCATGGAGGTGGGAAGTCTGTCAATGAAGGAACCCCCCCAACCCCAATCGCGCCTGTCACAGTGGACACACCCAAACTCAATCGAAAGCCTCTCTGGAAACTCTTCTCCATTGGAGCCCAACCTGGGCAAGCACGGTGAGAAAGAAAACGGGGCTCACTGTCATGATTATTTCACCTAATAGCCTTTTGACACTGGAGACGAGTGTTCAATGTGTAAAATGCAGATCTGAAATGTGGACTGGAAGTTGTATATCCAGCATGATAtattcaaacaatatgtttaCGAGACCCAACGCCAGCTTGAAAATCCCTTTGTATTTGAGCGTGTTGAAAATACTGTTTCAGCAGTTTCTGccagttatttaaaaactgttaatgTATTTGGGTTTTAGATGTCTCATTGTCTCATTGTGCTTTTCTTAGGTGCCAACCTGGGCCCTCCTGGAAAGCCCACTCAGCTGGATGAATCTTACAGCCCCTACAGCCTGATATCCAGCTCAGAGTCTCCTTCCAGCCCTCTGGTGCCTCCAGACAGCTGGGGACAAAGCAAAGGCAGCAGTGACAAAATGGCCAATGGGACCAATATCAACTGGCCACCAGGTGAGCAGCGCTCATGTTCTCAGTTTGTCAGCTTTAAGTTTGTTAtgttgtctgccaaaaactgctTTGTCATATCTTCAGGACAGGCATTTGAATTCATGTGCAGAAAATGAGCATAATAGAAAAACCTTTACCTGTGAAACATGCCTGTTATAAGTTTCTTTGGTGTCCCGTAAGTAAGAAAATCATGCGCACGTGTTCCTTTTACTTTCAGAGTTTTGTCCTGGTGTACCGTGGAAGGGCCTCCAGAATATCGACCCTGAAACTGACCCCAACGTGACCCCCGGCAGCGTCCCCAGCGGACCCACCATCAACACAAATATCCAAGATGTCAACCGCTACCTGCTCCGGGACAGGAGCGGAGGTGAGAACAGGAGAAGTGAGTGAAGGCCGGACCACGTCGCCTCCAAATCAAGATGCTCAGTTTGAGTGTTTTGGTTCTGATGTTTAAAGTCAAATAAGTAAAGAGATGAATTGgagatgattttaaaaaagaaaggtgTATGAATCAGCCGTGATCCGGTGTATTTCTGCCACCTGAGagcctgcttctttttctttcgttCTTCATTTTCCTACTTTTTTAACTGCTGCTGTAATCATTGTCATATTCTATATTCTTCTCTTCTTAAAGAACCTTACTGTCAtcatttgttgtgtgtttttctttatgcCATTTTCTCTCTGCTGCGTTTtccttatttgttttgtatctatttgtttgtgttgctggCGTCGGCTTAGGCTCCTCTCCCACCTCATCTCAGAACGAGGCTCTGCCTCCCTCCACTGATTGGCCAGTCAGTGGCTACACTAGCTCGTTCAGTCTTTCGTCCCCGGAGATGGAGGATGCAGGTACATGGTTTATCCACaaccacccacccaccccctcGCCACACTGCAGTGGCTAATTTCACTGCAAGTCAGCATTTTCCTCTCCTTCCTGTTACTTTAACACCCAGAGCTTCAGCCATTCACTGGAGAGACGTGTCTTCTTTTCCATACGAGTCACTGCCCCTGATTAAACGTGACCTTCATTTGAGCTGTATCCCTGTCAGTTTTGTGTATCATGCAGTGCATAATCCCCTCCCTGCGATGTTAGTGTatctccttcctcctctgtgTGCGGCATGGAGAGTACAGCTTGTCGTGTTTCCCGTTTTTATAGCGACTCTTAACTGGTCTGTTTGAAAGAAGTAATTTTCCTTTTGTGTGTCTCTCAAACACATCTCATGCATACGCTAACACACTGTGGGGTTTTGTGCCTCCTGCGCCacacacaaatgtgcatgaAGGCCACCAAGTTCAGTTATTTTTGGTTTATATGTAAAGTGTGTGCTTCACAGAAACAGAAGATAGATTTGTACCATGACACAAGATGAGATTATTTTGGAGTAAAATCCAGCGAAGGCTGTACTTTGTAATGCAGTCTTTACTTGCTTATTCATATTCACCTTTGGACAGTTTCTCAGAACTTTTCAGCGATTTCATCCTGCAGGACTCCTTCCTGCGGGAGCGGTTGTCTTTCGGACGAATGATTCTGCAGACCAACCTTTgccatcttctttttcttgtaggTAAACTGTCAGAGATGAAATCCACTTGGTCTCCAGGCCCCATTTCTCACAGCCAGGCCTCTCTGTCCCACGAGCTGTGGAAGGTCCCACAGGGCCCTCGGAGCAGCACCACAGCCCCTTCCCGCCCCCCGCCTGGCCTCACCAACACAAAGCCTTCCTCCACCTGGgggggcagctctctgggtctGGGACAAGGCTGGAGCAGCTCTTACACCACAGGTAGTGTTACAAAGAGGTTATTGTGTCTCTAATGTTTGTCATGTTCCTCTTCAAATGCTTCACGTGAATTTTGTCATGTCATTAATCCAAAAGACAGATATAACTGTTAAAATAACAAACCAACAGAGCTTCAAACTTTTGGAAGACAATGCACTTCTAATAGGAATTGTTTCCATGGGTGATTTGGAAGAAAACAGCATTCATGTGAAAATActggacatttaaaaaatgaaaacagtggaATAATTAGAAATGAAACCGTATAgcaaagaggaaaagttcacaTTCTGTGAGCCGTGCAGAGGTTAGTGTATTTAAAGTACTATGTGTGAGCGTGGTTGTCAGTATACTCTCATAGGAGGAGGCATTTTGATGTGGCCTACGACCGCAGGGCTGCTGTACAGGTAGAGCACAGGCAGGAATAACGCCTCGAGAAGATCTTGTTGTGGTTGAACGTTGAAATCAACTGACTCTggtcagcttttcttttttcgtgGGTGAAGTTGACACCACCCATTGAGCTTAACTGACTTGATTCTGGTTTCACATAAGCTTGGGAAGTATGAACCACATGCCAACAGACTTCTTCCTTTCACTGCTGTCTCTTTCTCGTGCACAGCAGGTACCACATGGAGTACAGACAGCTCCACCAGAACAAGTAGCTGGCTCGTGCTGAGGAACCTCACTCCGCAGGTAAGAGGCTTGCTTCTCCACAGTTTTTGAAAATACGCCCCTTTGTAGCTAAAATTAAATGAGCTGGCTCACCATTGgcagctgttttttctttttcagattgATGGTTCGACTCTGCGAACACTGTGCATGCAACACGGCCCCCTCATCACATTCCACCTCAACCTGACACAGGGAAATGCTGTAGTGCGCTACAGCTCCAAGGACGAAGCTGCCAAGGCGCAAAAGTCCCTGCACATGTACGTGCATCAGCGCATTGGTTCAAAGTGTTTCACTCAGTTAATTTTAGGGCATTTAACCATGAATCATTTGTCTTTGTGCTTCAATCTCCACGCAGGTGCGTGCTCGGGAACACCACCATCCTGGCCGAGTTCGCCGGGGAAGAGGAAGTGAACCGCTTCTTTGCACAGGGCCAGTCACTCGGAGGAACAACCAGCTGGCAGGCCACTCCAGGCACCAATCAGACAAGGATGGGCGGGACCGGGTCTGGAGCGTCTCACCCCATCGGGCACTCGCCCCActggaacaacaacaacaacggcgCCGGCAGCAACAGTAGCAGCGGCGGCCTGGGAGCAGGCGGAACAAAAACAGGTGGAGAGCTGCTGTGGGGTGGTGTTCAGCAGTATTCCAGCCTGTGGGGACCCCCGAGTGGAGAGGAGGGACGGGTCATGGGGAGCCCCACCCCAATCAATACActgctgcctggggacctgctGAGCGGGGAGTCCATGTAGGATAGAAGAGTCTAggcttacaaaaacaaacacaaacaggagcAAAAACCTTGCAAATCAATGTGGAGATAATCAGCGTGGATGTAAAGGTGGAAAGGAGAGACGGAGGAGGACGAGGAAACACCTTGCTGCTCGCCCTCGTCAGCCTCGTCTCCTCCTGGGTTTTTACTGACATTTTTAGTTGCAGTTCTGTTGTGAATCCCAATAACGGATATTTTGATCACAGTGTTCAGCTTTTTCTTCACAGGAAcgagaactttattttattttattttttcagaaatgaaCTTTTGAGAACTTTGCCGTGCGAGACGTACTTTTAGTCAAACTGACACAGTGACGAGCTGCCATCTTTAAACTAATCCCTCACTGCCTATTTGAGGCAATCATACTGCACCTCAGAGATCCATGGAAAACAAAAAGGCGTCATTCCCAAAGTTTAAAAAACCCTTCAATCAGAGTGGTTGTTGAACTTTCAGCTGGTCCAGACTCCACATTTGTTTCTCTCAGCACTAATAATTAGCCTTAAACTATTTCCTGCCCTGCTATCCTCACTCACTCTGTACTTGGTGAAGAAGCATACGGACACCTGCACACCCTTATTTCTGAGCCAGTGAAACCTGAGTGGAGAGTACATGCTGCTGCGGCTTAACAACCGCTTAAGCAACCACAGCTCGCGACTTCAGtgcattgttttgtttagttttgtttgtttgtttaaaagcaGATTGAGTTCCCCTCACAGCGCTCAAAGGGAATGATGCAACTCTGTTCGCCTTGTTCAagccatttatttttgtagttttatttttaatttctcttcttGAACCATTGCAAACAAAGCTAAGAAATGATATTATTCAAAATGTGTCTGTCAATCTTATGTGGTGGTGTCGAGGGACGGGGTGGGTGGGGTCGTCGCATGTACAGTTAAGATGGGCGACAGTGATGAACCACTGCTATTACTATGGAACTGTAAAGATGAAACACTTCGATGCACCTCAACTCACTTGCGGGGAGACACCTCGCAGTTTGGTCTCAGTCTCTCAGACCCAGTCACTGATGctgtggaggaggagaaaaaaaaacttaagtcGTTCCCTGCCTCTGCCTCGCCCCCTCTACCGTGCGCGCCCACTCCGCCTgcaaagcaaccatttcaagCGACGTGCAATATTATAGCCACAGACTCTCACCGTCCAAGCACCCCTACTCGCGGGATTAATAGAGGAGACTGTAACGAATGAACTGCAAACACTTGATCGGTCTGCCCGCCAACT includes the following:
- the LOC113020886 gene encoding trinucleotide repeat-containing gene 6C protein-like isoform X10; the protein is MEDKKKKKQDEKKKKEAAQKKATEQITKELPPQSGQGAQYDNPLWGHLPANRSATSAASSTNLSGWDQLIIDQKDTEAWPSITLSQSQVPPGGCPLDTDSGHLTSSSRSSSTSSSCSTVSMATGANSQTGHFPANHLSSKANSGPSPANHTGTSMLSGQVAASRSWGPGAVSSHCPPQSSMGSETKSDSPGGGGSTRSWGPSSSSSTNFNLNLNPNANPSAWPMLGHDGSGTGGGSSGGANTISPPHSTPNLCNPPGPPPAQTSTCTGANTNSNSSGIGNAWITMMASDAEPHPSPSTNVSFSSEPQNLKTDGPNHTNKQEPPSPIRSLPGWGSAPVGLGSMTQPPPGGSQVNGEDGNSVWGNSGNSKASSSKEAPGWGHEGDGTGNSGGWGEHPEETQGGWDTPSSPAQDSQSISWSRAVSTAAASEGSSDSMEGHPQQKDRSSREKSAPLMPAQDLDPRVLCNSGWGQTPVRQHTSWDMDDTKRKSDVATGSWGSGSTTPVDAQGPSNTNTGPSQMTDSGSKNDAPGSQGTSSWGGNIAATNQPSSGWGEPPSNIKPPGGPGGWGNPPPGGPSTSIPKNGGQSWGEKPSGWEDSHIKSGSQNWGEQPKASHTWASSGVSNNTAEWGDSEESKKSPTTAWEGEPRGWGMSSQGPGGNGGWGESLPQRPSGPSQGWGGKPQDGPSGNNGGGSMGSWGGSGSVKQGPGRGGNKQESSTTEPTGWEEPSPPSIRRKMEIDDGTSAWGDPGTYNKAVNLWDRNNSGSSQAKVTTGGNNPPSTNNNHPHPLNHPYHGPPAPLQSHSQNSQNSGPTSGPLDPTVQHQPGASHSRGPLMAQGWGEISSSHTKSESSWGEPASSPVSVDNGTSAWGKPSGNCGGWGESNPESYGRGNPTMTPASCKPAPKPMQDGWGGGSEDLSLSGGQWDAEEVDMWNSTASQESNSSCNSWSNANKKPPPKGKIPGKQDEVWIMNRLIKQLTDMGFPRDPAEEALKSNNMNLDQAMSALLEKKTELDKRGMGIAGHDYNNGLINKPMSCPRPPLLSKDPSADPRLPFMDKVQSGMFGGGGAAQVRAMPQPPPQPPVPPLSSSQPSLRAQVPQFLSPQVQAQLLQFAAKNIGLNPALLTSPINPQHMTLLNQLYQLQLAYQRLQIQQQMLQAQRNVSGPIRQQEQQVARTINNMQQQIQQHQRQLAQALLMKQQQQQPPPSHSGLHPGGAKSSLDSFPGHPQAPGLPDLQTKEPQSSPNTYSPYSLSGLNVNCMEVGSLSMKEPPQPQSRLSQWTHPNSIESLSGNSSPLEPNLGKHGANLGPPGKPTQLDESYSPYSLISSSESPSSPLVPPDSWGQSKGSSDKMANGTNINWPPEFCPGVPWKGLQNIDPETDPNVTPGSVPSGPTINTNIQDVNRYLLRDRSGGENRRSSSPTSSQNEALPPSTDWPVSGYTSSFSLSSPEMEDAGKLSEMKSTWSPGPISHSQASLSHELWKVPQGPRSSTTAPSRPPPGLTNTKPSSTWGGSSLGLGQGWSSSYTTAGTTWSTDSSTRTSSWLVLRNLTPQIDGSTLRTLCMQHGPLITFHLNLTQGNAVVRYSSKDEAAKAQKSLHMCVLGNTTILAEFAGEEEVNRFFAQGQSLGGTTSWQATPGTNQTRMGGTGSGASHPIGHSPHWNNNNNGAGSNSSSGGLGAGGTKTGGELLWGGVQQYSSLWGPPSGEEGRVMGSPTPINTLLPGDLLSGESM
- the LOC113020886 gene encoding trinucleotide repeat-containing gene 6C protein-like isoform X3 yields the protein MEDKKKKKQDEKKKKEAAQKKATEQITKVPDSTKLNPSPPLPPVNPSAIPSVPPSSGNGKRIPSGGQPQTAQQSQTPLQQRYPPREVPPRFRQQEHKQLLKRGQPLPLGTLPLITTGRPTTSEPAAATVAIHASLSCSSSTAASLPTELPPQSGQGAQYDNPLWGHLPANRSATSAASSTNLSGWDQLIIDQKDTEAWPSITLSQSQVPPGGCPLDTDSGHLTSSSRSSSTSSSCSTVSMATGANSQTGHFPANHLSSKANSGPSPANHTGTSMLSGQVAASRSWGPGAVSSHCPPQSSMGSETKSDSPGGGGSTRSWGPSSSSSTNFNLNLNPNANPSAWPMLGHDGSGTGGGSSGGANTISPPHSTPNLCNPPGPPPAQTSTCTGANTNSNSSGIGNAWITMMASDAEPHPSPSTNVSFSSEPQNLKTDGPNHTNKQEPPSPIRSLPGWGSAPVGLGSMTQPPPGGSQVNGEDGNSVWGNSGNSKASSSKEAPGWGHEGDGTGNSGGWGEHPEETQGGWDTPSSPAQDSQSISWSRAVSTAAASEGSSDSMEGHPQQKDRSSREKSAPLMPAQDLDPRVLCNSGWGQTPVRQHTSWDMDDTKRKSDVATGSWGSGSTTPVDAQGPSNTNTGPSQMTDSGSKNDAPGSQGTSSWGGNIAATNQPSSGWGEPPSNIKPPGGPGGWGNPPPGGPSTSIPKNGGQSWGEKPSGWEDSHIKSGSQNWGEQPKASHTWASSGVSNNTAEWGDSEESKKSPTTAWEGEPRGWGMSSQGPGGNGGWGESLPQRPSGPSQGWGGKPQDGPSGNNGGGSMGSWGGSGSVKQGPGRGGNKQESSTTEPTGWEEPSPPSIRRKMEIDDGTSAWGDPGTYNKAVNLWDRNNSGSSQAKVTTGGNNPPSTNNNHPHPLNHPYHGPPAPLQSHSQNSQNSGPTSGPLDPTVQHQPGASHSRGPLMAQGWGEISSSHTKSESSWGEPASSPVSVDNGTSAWGKPSGNCGGWGESNPESYGRGNPTMTPASCKPAPKPMQDGWGGGSEDLSLSGGQWDAEEVDMWNSTASQESNSSCNSWSNANKKPPPKGKIPGKQDEVWIMNRLIKQLTDMGFPRDPAEEALKSNNMNLDQAMSALLEKKTELDKRGMGIAGHDYNNGLINKPMSCPRPPLLSKDPSADPRLPFMDKSGMFGGGGAAQVRAMPQPPPQPPVPPLSSSQPSLRAQVPQFLSPQVQAQLLQFAAKNIGLNPALLTSPINPQHMTLLNQLYQLQLAYQRLQIQQQMLQAQRNVSGPIRQQEQQVARTINNMQQQIQQHQRQLAQALLMKQQQQQPPPSHSGLHPGGAKSSLDSFPGHPQAPGLPDLQTKEPQSSPNTYSPYSLSGLNVNCMEVGSLSMKEPPQPQSRLSQWTHPNSIESLSGNSSPLEPNLGKHGANLGPPGKPTQLDESYSPYSLISSSESPSSPLVPPDSWGQSKGSSDKMANGTNINWPPEFCPGVPWKGLQNIDPETDPNVTPGSVPSGPTINTNIQDVNRYLLRDRSGGENRRSSSPTSSQNEALPPSTDWPVSGYTSSFSLSSPEMEDAGKLSEMKSTWSPGPISHSQASLSHELWKVPQGPRSSTTAPSRPPPGLTNTKPSSTWGGSSLGLGQGWSSSYTTAGTTWSTDSSTRTSSWLVLRNLTPQIDGSTLRTLCMQHGPLITFHLNLTQGNAVVRYSSKDEAAKAQKSLHMCVLGNTTILAEFAGEEEVNRFFAQGQSLGGTTSWQATPGTNQTRMGGTGSGASHPIGHSPHWNNNNNGAGSNSSSGGLGAGGTKTGGELLWGGVQQYSSLWGPPSGEEGRVMGSPTPINTLLPGDLLSGESM